Proteins encoded within one genomic window of Halorussus salilacus:
- the hpt gene encoding hypoxanthine/guanine phosphoribosyltransferase, with translation MDKLRQSLLDAPIIEKDGYHYFVHPISDGIPMLEPALLREIVIRIIRKAELEDVDKIVTPAAMGIHISTAVSLMTDIPLVVIRKREYGLEGEVALSQQTGYSENEMYVNNVNEGDRVLLLDDVLSTGGTMKAITEALEHIGADVADVLAVIKKEGPNELDDTDYDVKTLINVDVQDGEVVIVDEDGDG, from the coding sequence ATGGATAAGCTGAGGCAGTCTCTGCTCGACGCGCCGATCATCGAGAAAGACGGCTATCACTACTTCGTCCACCCCATCAGCGACGGGATTCCGATGCTCGAACCCGCCCTGTTGCGGGAGATCGTCATCCGCATCATCCGGAAGGCCGAACTGGAGGACGTCGACAAGATCGTCACCCCCGCGGCGATGGGCATCCACATCTCCACGGCGGTGTCGCTGATGACCGACATCCCCCTCGTGGTCATCCGCAAGCGCGAGTACGGACTGGAGGGCGAGGTCGCGCTCTCCCAGCAGACCGGCTACTCCGAGAACGAGATGTACGTCAACAACGTCAACGAGGGCGACCGCGTGCTCCTGCTCGACGACGTGCTCAGCACCGGCGGGACGATGAAGGCCATCACCGAGGCGCTCGAACACATCGGGGCCGACGTGGCCGACGTGCTCGCGGTCATCAAGAAGGAGGGGCCGAACGAACTCGACGACACCGACTACGACGTGAAGACGCTCATCAACGTGGACGTGCAGGACGGCGAGGTCGTCATCGTCGACGAGGACGGCGACGGATAA
- a CDS encoding PLP-dependent cysteine synthase family protein, producing MTTHRTPLDSVLETVGETPLVRVHAAPDEVPVYAKLESFNPGASVKDRIGKYMVEAMLDRGELEPGGTVIEPTAGNTGIGFAIAAGQLDVDAVFVVPERFSVEKQQLMAALGAEVINTPTEEGMGGAIERAHELADEMEGAVVPQQFANPLNAEAHYETTAPEIFDALNGEVGAVVAGCGTAGTLMGIAEYALEQDPEIHVTAVEPEGSLYSETKGGHPEEGEYKIEGIGTHDPSTNELFDPDLVDEVLQVPDRRAHDELVRLASEEGHLVASSAGAASAAARHVAERIRDGEIDAPHDSVVTVFPDSSERYLSKGIYRSFEEWEG from the coding sequence ATGACGACCCATCGGACGCCCCTCGATTCCGTCCTCGAAACGGTCGGGGAGACGCCCCTCGTGCGCGTCCACGCGGCACCCGACGAGGTGCCGGTGTACGCCAAGCTGGAGTCGTTCAACCCCGGCGCGAGCGTGAAAGACCGCATCGGCAAGTACATGGTCGAGGCGATGCTCGACCGCGGGGAGCTCGAACCCGGCGGGACGGTCATCGAACCGACCGCGGGGAACACGGGCATCGGCTTCGCCATCGCGGCCGGACAGCTCGACGTGGACGCCGTCTTCGTCGTTCCCGAGCGCTTCAGCGTCGAGAAACAGCAGCTCATGGCCGCTCTCGGCGCGGAGGTCATCAACACCCCGACCGAGGAGGGGATGGGCGGCGCGATAGAGCGCGCCCACGAACTCGCCGACGAGATGGAGGGCGCGGTCGTCCCCCAGCAGTTCGCCAACCCCCTGAACGCCGAGGCCCACTACGAGACCACCGCTCCCGAAATCTTCGACGCGCTCAACGGCGAGGTCGGCGCGGTCGTCGCAGGCTGTGGCACCGCGGGCACCCTGATGGGCATCGCCGAGTACGCGCTGGAGCAGGACCCCGAAATCCACGTCACCGCGGTCGAACCCGAGGGGTCGCTGTACTCCGAGACGAAGGGCGGCCACCCCGAGGAGGGCGAGTACAAGATAGAGGGCATCGGCACCCACGACCCCTCGACGAACGAACTGTTCGACCCCGACCTCGTCGACGAGGTCCTGCAGGTCCCCGACCGGCGCGCTCACGACGAACTCGTGCGACTCGCGAGCGAGGAGGGCCACCTCGTCGCCTCCAGCGCGGGCGCGGCCAGCGCCGCGGCGCGACACGTCGCCGAGCGCATCCGCGACGGCGAGATAGACGCGCCCCACGATTCGGTGGTGACGGTGTTCCCGGATTCGAGCGAGCGCTACCTCTCGAAGGGCATCTACCGGTCGTTCGAGGAGTGGGAGGGGTAG
- a CDS encoding glycosyltransferase family 4 protein, translating into MKVSHYFEWEEYITGGHHQSVQNQRKILDRRGIEYTTDPDLDADLLHLNNMGPKSIYYAKRARRAGVPVVVHTHQTAEDFRESFAFSNLLARPMKPYLRYAYSLADHLVCPSEYNRRVIEEYADAPTTVISNGFDPEMLAGVDDGDLRAEYLDRYDLEPPVVFNVGHVIERKGLASFVETARRMPELDFVWFGYLNPAGGDLDRLLRSRNTKKLVESAPDNCTFTGYVEDIRGAYAAGDVFFFPTKNENEGMALLEAMACGKPPVVRDIPTFGWLEDGEECLKASEEFVAELESLTDEDRRDRIGRAAEEKSREFRLDAVGDDLEALYRRVA; encoded by the coding sequence ATGAAGGTGAGCCACTACTTCGAGTGGGAGGAGTACATCACGGGCGGCCACCACCAGTCGGTGCAGAACCAGCGCAAGATTCTCGACCGCCGGGGCATCGAGTACACCACAGACCCAGACCTCGACGCCGACCTGCTCCACCTCAACAACATGGGGCCGAAGTCGATCTACTACGCCAAGCGGGCCCGCCGCGCGGGCGTACCCGTGGTCGTCCACACCCACCAGACCGCCGAGGACTTCCGCGAGAGCTTCGCGTTCTCGAACCTGCTGGCGAGGCCGATGAAGCCGTACCTCCGGTACGCCTACTCGCTGGCCGACCACCTCGTCTGTCCCTCCGAGTACAACCGCCGGGTCATCGAGGAGTACGCCGACGCGCCCACGACCGTCATCAGCAACGGCTTCGACCCCGAGATGCTGGCGGGCGTCGACGACGGGGACCTCCGCGCGGAGTACCTCGACAGATACGACCTCGAACCGCCGGTCGTGTTCAACGTCGGCCACGTCATCGAGCGCAAGGGACTGGCGTCGTTCGTCGAGACCGCCCGCCGGATGCCCGAACTCGACTTCGTCTGGTTCGGCTACCTCAACCCTGCGGGCGGGGACCTCGACCGACTGCTCCGGAGTCGAAACACCAAGAAACTGGTCGAGAGCGCGCCCGACAACTGCACCTTCACGGGCTACGTCGAGGACATCCGCGGGGCGTACGCCGCCGGGGACGTCTTCTTCTTCCCGACCAAGAACGAGAACGAGGGGATGGCCCTGCTCGAAGCCATGGCGTGCGGGAAACCCCCCGTGGTGCGCGACATCCCGACGTTCGGGTGGCTGGAGGACGGCGAGGAGTGTCTGAAGGCCAGCGAGGAGTTCGTGGCGGAACTGGAGAGTCTCACGGACGAGGACCGCCGCGACCGCATCGGTCGGGCGGCCGAGGAGAAGAGCCGGGAGTTCCGACTCGACGCGGTGGGCGACGACCTCGAAGCGCTGTACCGGCGGGTCGCGTGA
- a CDS encoding glycosyltransferase, which yields MQRVAAFTDTYLPTVNGVTYTVQSWRDRWERSGGRMDVVYPASDGHESGSGEHPVGSLPFPFYDGFRLGTPKVPKAVRNAEVVHAHTPFSIGLGGLRLARSRDLPFVASYHTPTSEYADYISPTDAVAAAVGRVCETYERWFFGRADAVLTPSAATRDHVHGEVGVDTPVEVVPNGVDVERFSPADPEAVEAFLDRHDLAGERPLVGYTGRHGYEKRLSELVAAASKMDVTVVFGGDGPAREDLERQADKQGADARFLGFLDREELPAFYSALDAFAFPSPVETQGLVALEANACGTPVVGANAGALADTVEDGATGYHYESGDIADFRDAISRTLDEREDLRGTCLASREAISVERAVERLRDVYDRVS from the coding sequence ATGCAACGGGTCGCCGCGTTCACCGACACGTACCTCCCCACCGTCAACGGCGTCACGTACACCGTTCAGTCGTGGCGCGACCGCTGGGAACGGTCGGGCGGCCGGATGGACGTGGTGTATCCCGCGTCCGACGGCCACGAGTCCGGGAGCGGCGAGCACCCCGTCGGAAGCCTGCCGTTTCCCTTCTACGACGGCTTCCGCCTCGGCACGCCGAAGGTGCCGAAGGCCGTCCGGAACGCGGAGGTCGTCCACGCCCACACCCCCTTCAGCATCGGTCTCGGGGGGCTTCGGCTCGCGCGGAGCCGCGACCTCCCGTTCGTGGCCTCCTATCACACGCCCACCAGCGAGTACGCCGACTACATCTCGCCGACCGACGCGGTCGCGGCCGCGGTCGGTCGGGTCTGCGAGACCTACGAGCGGTGGTTCTTCGGGCGCGCCGACGCGGTCCTCACGCCCAGCGCGGCGACCCGCGACCACGTCCACGGGGAGGTCGGCGTCGACACCCCGGTCGAGGTCGTCCCCAACGGGGTCGACGTCGAGCGATTCAGTCCGGCCGACCCGGAGGCGGTCGAGGCGTTCCTCGACCGCCACGACCTCGCGGGCGAGCGACCCCTCGTCGGCTACACCGGCAGACACGGCTACGAGAAGCGCCTCTCGGAGCTCGTCGCGGCCGCATCGAAGATGGACGTGACCGTCGTGTTCGGCGGCGACGGCCCCGCGCGCGAGGACCTCGAACGACAGGCCGACAAGCAGGGGGCCGACGCCCGCTTCCTCGGATTTCTGGACCGCGAGGAACTGCCCGCGTTCTACTCGGCGCTCGACGCCTTCGCGTTCCCGAGCCCGGTCGAGACTCAGGGGCTGGTCGCGCTCGAAGCCAACGCCTGCGGGACGCCGGTCGTCGGCGCGAACGCGGGCGCGCTCGCCGACACCGTCGAGGACGGGGCGACCGGCTACCACTACGAGAGCGGCGACATCGCCGACTTCCGGGACGCCATCTCGCGCACCCTCGACGAGCGCGAGGACCTCCGCGGGACGTGTCTGGCCAGCCGCGAGGCGATCAGCGTCGAGCGCGCGGTCGAGCGACTGCGCGACGTGTACGACCGCGTGAGCTGA
- a CDS encoding HD domain-containing protein codes for MSETQESDEGRRTYDPDADHAFPDDRLNEVLASVDEDPEIQTYLDAQNVNPVTRKGYNDHGSKHIEIVRDRALTLYDLLKEGGVEFNGAADQGLDEADESVIVALAATIHDIGHVVHRDDHAYWSIPLAADLLDRILPEFDFYDRKDAVRVKGEVLHAILCHHTEEDPLTTEAGVVRVADALDMEEGRSRIPYEQGGRGINTVSSQAIRRVSLMSGDAVPVLVEIEMLNAAGVFQVDNLLKAKLRDSGLEDDIRIVAVNIREDDNQLVERVEL; via the coding sequence ATGAGCGAGACGCAGGAATCCGACGAGGGCCGCCGAACCTACGACCCCGACGCAGACCACGCCTTCCCCGACGACCGACTCAACGAGGTGCTGGCGTCCGTCGACGAGGACCCCGAGATTCAGACCTACCTCGACGCCCAGAACGTCAACCCCGTCACCCGGAAGGGGTACAACGACCACGGGAGCAAGCACATCGAAATCGTCCGCGACCGGGCGCTCACCCTCTACGACCTGCTCAAGGAGGGCGGCGTCGAGTTCAACGGCGCGGCCGACCAAGGACTCGACGAGGCCGACGAGAGCGTCATCGTCGCGCTGGCGGCGACCATCCACGACATCGGCCACGTCGTCCACCGCGACGACCACGCCTACTGGTCGATTCCGCTCGCCGCCGACCTCCTCGACCGAATCCTCCCGGAGTTCGACTTCTACGACCGCAAGGACGCGGTCCGGGTGAAGGGCGAGGTCCTCCACGCCATCCTGTGTCACCACACCGAGGAGGACCCCCTCACGACCGAGGCGGGCGTGGTCCGTGTCGCCGACGCGCTCGACATGGAGGAGGGCCGCTCGCGCATCCCCTACGAGCAGGGCGGCCGGGGCATCAACACCGTGTCGAGTCAGGCCATCCGGCGGGTCTCGCTGATGTCCGGCGACGCGGTGCCGGTCCTCGTGGAGATAGAGATGCTGAACGCCGCGGGGGTCTTCCAGGTCGACAACCTCCTGAAGGCGAAGCTCCGGGACTCGGGACTGGAAGACGACATCCGCATCGTCGCCGTGAACATCCGCGAGGACGACAATCAGCTCGTCGAGCGCGTCGAGCTGTAG
- a CDS encoding cation:proton antiporter: MTEIDSLRPVAAVVVSLVAIAPIFASRGRPNVREAWTMLAAVGTFGVVASMVPGVLAGDTYVTDFGTFVPEVSFALRADPLGVLFALLASTLWIVTSLYSIGYMRGLAEHGQTRYFAAFAGSVASAVGVAFASNLVVLYVFYELLTVATYPLVAHDETDEARAAGRKYLAYTFGGGVAVLAGMLLVFLLTGTVDFSAGGIAALAEADPAMARAAFALLVAGFGVKAALMPMHSWLPDAMVAPTPVSGLLHAVAVVKSGVFGIARVVLDVFGPDLVGDLGMGLPLAAVAAFTLLVASVIALRQDNLKRRLAFSTVSQLSYIVLGLAILHPMALAGGLLHIPAHAFMKLTLFFCAGAIHVETHTDDISDMAGIGKRMPLTMGAFGVAAAGMAGIPVVAGFVSKYYLLIGSASAGQVAFTLALLVSGVLNIAYFWPVVYTAFFESRGDEDEKPLLEGALGGRFGGGGDDYATDGGHDDHDGSDDHAEHADHGHRHTGPWERRAPTGAESTWFMLFPILFAAAGSVVLGVVPDAVAFLDIVRLVVSGATGVSV, translated from the coding sequence ATGACTGAGATAGATTCTCTCCGACCGGTCGCCGCGGTGGTGGTCTCGCTCGTCGCAATCGCACCCATCTTCGCCTCCCGCGGGCGTCCGAACGTCCGGGAGGCGTGGACCATGCTGGCGGCCGTGGGGACGTTCGGGGTCGTCGCGAGCATGGTCCCGGGCGTGCTCGCGGGCGACACCTACGTCACCGACTTCGGGACGTTCGTCCCCGAGGTCTCGTTCGCGCTCCGGGCCGACCCGCTCGGAGTCCTGTTCGCCCTGCTGGCGAGCACGCTGTGGATCGTGACCAGCCTCTACAGCATCGGCTACATGCGCGGGCTCGCCGAGCACGGCCAGACGCGGTACTTCGCGGCGTTCGCGGGGAGCGTGGCGTCGGCGGTCGGCGTGGCGTTCGCCTCGAACCTCGTCGTCCTGTACGTCTTCTACGAGCTGCTGACGGTCGCGACCTACCCGCTGGTCGCCCACGACGAGACCGACGAGGCCCGCGCCGCCGGGCGCAAGTACCTCGCGTACACCTTCGGCGGTGGGGTCGCGGTGCTGGCCGGGATGCTGCTCGTGTTCCTGCTGACCGGCACGGTCGACTTCTCGGCGGGCGGCATCGCGGCGCTCGCTGAGGCCGACCCCGCGATGGCTCGGGCGGCGTTCGCCCTTCTGGTCGCCGGGTTCGGCGTGAAGGCCGCGCTGATGCCGATGCACTCGTGGCTGCCCGACGCGATGGTCGCGCCGACGCCGGTCTCGGGACTGCTCCACGCGGTCGCGGTCGTCAAGTCCGGCGTGTTCGGCATCGCCCGCGTGGTGCTCGACGTGTTCGGGCCCGACCTCGTCGGCGACCTCGGGATGGGGCTTCCGCTCGCGGCTGTCGCCGCCTTCACGCTGCTCGTCGCGAGCGTCATCGCGCTCCGACAGGACAACTTGAAGCGCAGGCTGGCGTTCTCGACGGTGAGCCAGCTCTCGTACATCGTGCTGGGACTGGCGATACTCCACCCGATGGCGCTGGCCGGAGGACTCCTCCACATCCCCGCCCACGCGTTCATGAAGCTCACGCTGTTCTTCTGCGCGGGGGCCATCCACGTCGAGACTCACACCGACGACATCTCCGACATGGCGGGCATCGGAAAGCGGATGCCCCTCACGATGGGCGCGTTCGGGGTCGCGGCGGCCGGGATGGCGGGCATCCCGGTCGTGGCCGGGTTCGTGAGCAAGTACTACCTGCTCATCGGTAGCGCGTCGGCCGGGCAGGTCGCGTTCACGCTCGCACTGCTGGTCTCGGGCGTGCTCAACATCGCGTACTTCTGGCCCGTGGTCTACACCGCCTTCTTCGAGTCGCGGGGCGACGAGGACGAAAAGCCCCTGCTCGAAGGGGCCCTCGGCGGTCGGTTCGGCGGAGGCGGCGACGACTACGCGACCGACGGCGGTCACGACGACCACGACGGGAGCGACGACCACGCCGAACACGCCGACCACGGACACCGCCACACCGGCCCGTGGGAGCGCCGTGCGCCCACCGGCGCGGAGTCGACGTGGTTCATGCTGTTCCCCATCCTCTTCGCGGCGGCGGGGTCGGTCGTGCTCGGGGTCGTCCCCGACGCGGTCGCGTTCCTCGACATCGTTCGTCTCGTCGTTAGCGGCGCGACGGGGGTGAGCGTCTGA
- a CDS encoding twin-arginine translocase TatA/TatE family subunit, whose product MVEMIPLFGPIPGGMEMMVILLIAVLLFGANKIPKLARSTGEAMGEFKKGRQEVEQELQEMQDPDLDADTDTDSEPIGEASTDSATDSETETETSTE is encoded by the coding sequence ATGGTAGAGATGATCCCACTATTCGGACCAATCCCGGGCGGGATGGAGATGATGGTGATACTCCTCATCGCCGTCCTGCTGTTCGGCGCGAACAAGATTCCCAAGCTCGCCCGCTCGACCGGCGAGGCCATGGGCGAGTTCAAGAAGGGCCGCCAGGAAGTCGAGCAGGAGCTCCAGGAGATGCAGGACCCGGACCTCGACGCCGACACTGACACCGACTCCGAGCCCATCGGTGAGGCTTCCACGGACTCGGCCACCGACTCCGAGACCGAAACCGAGACGAGCACCGAATAA
- a CDS encoding ribonuclease P protein component 4 — MSIAEERIATLATLARRAAASCHDDRAREYVRLARRLAERNRLSLPRDFKRFTCDDCDSYLRPGKNARVRLQDGHVVITCDCGAQSRYPYDS, encoded by the coding sequence ATGTCCATAGCCGAAGAGCGCATCGCTACCCTCGCCACGCTCGCCCGGCGGGCCGCGGCGTCGTGTCACGACGACCGCGCCCGCGAGTACGTCCGACTCGCGCGTCGACTCGCCGAGCGCAACCGCCTCTCGCTCCCCCGCGATTTCAAGCGCTTCACCTGCGACGACTGCGACAGCTACCTCCGACCCGGCAAGAACGCCCGGGTCCGACTGCAGGACGGCCACGTCGTCATCACCTGCGACTGCGGCGCGCAGTCGCGGTATCCCTACGACTCCTGA
- a CDS encoding DUF7548 family protein, with translation MSTELPETPAPTVGILAALAVLAAVAAPYFLVPTSAATVYYDSPIFVPIHLVVVLFASVVVIVFAAGRNGRTDPETAAGAALVLAGVTAGLTLWWAVAVGGTVGGLTDDATFDYHRWVLAAATLSLAAVAGWYARDAL, from the coding sequence ATGTCCACAGAGTTGCCCGAGACGCCCGCACCGACGGTCGGCATCCTCGCCGCGCTCGCGGTGCTGGCCGCCGTGGCCGCGCCCTACTTCCTCGTCCCGACCTCGGCGGCGACCGTCTACTACGACTCGCCAATCTTCGTCCCCATCCACCTCGTGGTCGTCCTGTTCGCCTCGGTGGTCGTCATCGTCTTCGCCGCCGGGCGAAACGGTCGCACGGACCCCGAGACCGCCGCGGGTGCGGCGCTGGTCCTCGCGGGGGTCACGGCGGGGCTCACCCTCTGGTGGGCGGTCGCCGTCGGCGGTACCGTCGGCGGTCTCACCGACGACGCGACCTTCGACTACCACCGCTGGGTGCTGGCGGCCGCGACGCTCTCGCTCGCGGCGGTCGCTGGGTGGTACGCCCGCGACGCGCTGTAA
- a CDS encoding HAD family hydrolase: MASVSTVFLDLDDTICEHPRSTADRLAEAFDRAGVEPFFDVADFRRWLPKVSAETRLELREKCFGGVADELGVDPALAREVARAYEDPDPEAVEFLPGAEDALDRLGAEYDLALVTNGGRETQEAKLAALGIEGHFDAATYTEPGGPVKPDPDHFHRTLSATGVSADEAVHVGNSLRADVVGAQAAGIDAVWLAESGASGEYAPEYAIESMADLREPPWV, encoded by the coding sequence ATGGCCTCCGTCTCCACGGTCTTTCTCGACCTCGACGACACCATCTGCGAACACCCGCGCTCGACCGCCGACAGGCTGGCCGAGGCCTTCGACCGGGCGGGAGTCGAGCCCTTCTTCGACGTCGCCGACTTCCGGCGGTGGCTCCCGAAGGTGAGTGCCGAGACTCGGCTCGAACTCCGCGAGAAGTGCTTCGGCGGCGTCGCCGACGAACTGGGAGTCGACCCCGCGCTCGCGCGCGAGGTCGCCCGAGCCTACGAGGACCCCGACCCGGAAGCGGTCGAGTTCCTCCCGGGCGCGGAGGACGCCCTCGACCGACTCGGCGCGGAGTACGACCTCGCGCTGGTGACCAACGGCGGCCGCGAGACCCAGGAGGCAAAGCTGGCGGCGCTGGGCATCGAGGGACACTTCGACGCCGCGACCTACACCGAACCCGGCGGCCCGGTCAAGCCCGACCCCGACCACTTCCACCGCACTCTCTCGGCGACGGGCGTCTCGGCCGACGAGGCGGTCCACGTCGGCAACTCCCTGCGCGCCGACGTGGTTGGCGCGCAGGCCGCGGGCATCGACGCGGTGTGGCTGGCAGAGAGCGGGGCGAGTGGGGAGTACGCGCCCGAGTACGCCATCGAGTCGATGGCCGACCTGCGCGAACCGCCGTGGGTGTGA
- a CDS encoding CoA-binding protein: MPVDSDAELREILGMETVAVVGCSSTPGKDAHEIPRYMREHGYEVIPVNPHADEIFGREAYDSLADVPEGVDIVNVFRPSEEVAGIVERAIDRDDATVVWTQLGIRDDEAARRAEDAGKRVVQDRCFKVEHRRLVG, translated from the coding sequence ATGCCAGTCGACAGCGACGCCGAACTCCGCGAGATACTCGGGATGGAGACGGTCGCGGTGGTCGGCTGTTCGTCCACTCCCGGCAAGGACGCCCACGAGATTCCCCGCTACATGCGCGAACACGGCTACGAGGTGATTCCGGTCAACCCCCACGCCGACGAGATATTCGGCCGGGAGGCCTACGACTCGCTGGCCGACGTGCCCGAGGGCGTCGACATCGTGAACGTGTTCCGCCCGAGCGAGGAGGTCGCCGGAATCGTCGAGCGAGCGATAGACCGCGACGACGCGACGGTCGTCTGGACCCAGCTCGGCATCCGGGACGACGAGGCGGCCCGGCGCGCCGAGGACGCCGGAAAGCGGGTCGTTCAGGACAGGTGCTTCAAGGTCGAACACCGCCGACTGGTCGGGTGA
- a CDS encoding YhbY family RNA-binding protein, whose translation MTDEALRKQAHDLDVTVWVGKAGIASVTDELRDQLQDRKLVKVKFLRAARGGTTTEELADDLADEVGADLVETRGNTAVYH comes from the coding sequence ATGACCGACGAAGCACTCCGGAAGCAGGCCCACGACCTCGACGTGACCGTCTGGGTCGGCAAGGCCGGTATCGCCTCCGTCACCGACGAACTGCGCGACCAACTGCAGGACCGAAAGCTCGTGAAGGTGAAGTTCCTCCGGGCGGCCCGCGGGGGCACCACCACCGAGGAACTCGCCGACGACCTCGCCGACGAGGTCGGTGCCGACCTCGTGGAGACGCGCGGGAACACCGCGGTGTACCACTGA
- a CDS encoding DUF5798 family protein, whose amino-acid sequence MGFGSTAKKVQKLADTAEKLYSKLNELREQVVEMRDTLDSTNQRVEELERQSAEQRALLEALAEERGIDPESVEVDPSEDEAGEDATTETDSDAGAEAETPDADA is encoded by the coding sequence ATGGGATTCGGAAGCACGGCCAAGAAGGTCCAGAAGCTGGCCGACACCGCCGAGAAGCTGTACAGCAAGCTCAACGAACTGCGCGAGCAGGTCGTCGAGATGCGCGACACGCTCGATTCGACCAACCAACGCGTGGAGGAACTCGAACGCCAGTCGGCCGAACAGCGCGCCCTGCTGGAGGCGCTCGCCGAGGAGCGGGGCATCGACCCCGAGTCGGTCGAAGTCGACCCCTCCGAGGACGAGGCGGGCGAAGACGCGACGACCGAAACCGACTCCGACGCGGGAGCGGAGGCCGAGACCCCCGACGCCGACGCATAA
- a CDS encoding Na(+)/H(+) antiporter subunit D, giving the protein MDPIVPPFVPVLLAALVLPFVGRRVGHALGVLATAAVVPYVWLVPEGTHLPAELFGFPVVLFNMDAFSQLMGLIFGFIGAAAVLYSYASDAENVQTAFALSYVASSLGAVFGGDWLSLLFFWELMAVTSTLLVWHHGGRAVRAGFRYALLHGVGGTLLMAAIVWHYVETGTFLFTDEGIVAGFPQLLAAIGIGVNVGFVGLHAWLPDTYPRPHIAASVFLCVYTTKTGVYGMYRAFPDGELAIAYMGGIMAVFGATYALFQNDMRRLLSYHIQSQVGYMVAGVGIGTALGQAGAMAHVFNHILYKGLLFMTAGVVIYRTGKESLKKLGGLGREMPVTAAAFTVAALSIAGFPGFNGFVSKGIVISASHYTFEKGPLAVGDFYTLELLLLIGGVGTFLSFIKFGYYAFLHGEYDGSVEDANRGQTVGMVLVAALCVFYGIFDGALFAILPFDVTTEAVVSHEYVTYTVGHVVEGLALAAIALVGFVLIKKPLAKYGGAVPDVDAVYNPAAFYGTRSLVVGVTELYAAVDRLAVAAARAATVGVARLGRGAVEVVGGREIEVRTDIRGGVLLVVAALVVALAVVL; this is encoded by the coding sequence ATGGACCCGATAGTTCCGCCGTTCGTGCCCGTCCTGCTGGCGGCGCTCGTGCTACCGTTCGTCGGGCGACGAGTCGGCCACGCGCTGGGCGTCCTCGCCACCGCGGCGGTCGTCCCCTACGTCTGGCTGGTTCCCGAGGGCACCCACCTCCCGGCGGAGCTGTTCGGCTTCCCGGTGGTGCTGTTCAATATGGACGCCTTCTCGCAACTGATGGGGCTCATCTTCGGGTTCATCGGCGCGGCTGCGGTGCTGTACTCGTACGCGAGCGACGCCGAGAACGTCCAGACCGCGTTCGCGCTGAGCTACGTCGCCAGCAGTCTCGGCGCGGTGTTCGGCGGCGACTGGCTCTCGCTGCTGTTCTTCTGGGAGCTGATGGCGGTCACCTCGACCCTGCTGGTGTGGCACCACGGCGGCCGCGCGGTCCGGGCGGGCTTCCGGTACGCCCTGCTCCACGGCGTCGGCGGGACGCTCCTGATGGCCGCCATCGTCTGGCACTACGTCGAGACCGGCACCTTCCTGTTCACGGACGAGGGCATCGTCGCCGGGTTCCCGCAACTGCTGGCAGCCATCGGCATCGGCGTCAACGTCGGGTTCGTGGGCCTCCACGCGTGGCTTCCCGACACCTACCCGCGCCCCCACATCGCCGCGAGCGTGTTCCTCTGCGTCTACACCACAAAGACCGGCGTGTACGGCATGTACCGGGCGTTCCCCGACGGCGAACTCGCCATCGCCTACATGGGCGGCATCATGGCCGTGTTCGGCGCGACGTACGCCCTGTTCCAGAACGACATGCGCCGCCTGCTGTCGTACCACATCCAGTCGCAGGTCGGCTACATGGTGGCTGGGGTCGGCATCGGGACGGCACTGGGTCAGGCCGGTGCGATGGCCCACGTCTTCAACCACATCCTCTACAAGGGCCTGCTGTTCATGACCGCGGGGGTCGTCATCTACCGGACCGGCAAGGAGAGCCTGAAGAAGCTTGGCGGGCTCGGCCGCGAGATGCCGGTCACGGCCGCCGCGTTCACCGTCGCGGCGCTCTCAATCGCGGGGTTCCCCGGGTTCAACGGCTTCGTCAGCAAGGGCATCGTCATCTCCGCGAGCCACTACACCTTCGAGAAGGGACCGCTCGCCGTCGGCGACTTCTACACCCTCGAACTGTTGCTCCTCATCGGGGGCGTCGGCACCTTCCTCTCGTTCATCAAGTTCGGCTACTACGCGTTCCTCCACGGCGAGTACGACGGAAGCGTCGAGGACGCCAACCGCGGCCAGACCGTCGGGATGGTCCTCGTGGCCGCGCTCTGTGTCTTCTACGGCATCTTCGACGGCGCGCTGTTCGCCATCCTGCCCTTCGACGTGACCACCGAGGCGGTCGTCTCACACGAGTACGTCACCTACACGGTGGGCCACGTCGTCGAGGGGCTGGCGCTGGCGGCCATCGCGCTCGTCGGGTTCGTCCTCATCAAAAAGCCCCTCGCGAAGTACGGCGGGGCGGTCCCGGACGTAGACGCCGTCTACAACCCCGCGGCGTTCTACGGCACCCGGTCGCTCGTGGTCGGCGTGACCGAACTCTACGCCGCGGTCGACCGCCTCGCGGTCGCCGCGGCGCGGGCCGCGACCGTTGGCGTCGCCCGCCTCGGTCGCGGTGCCGTCGAGGTGGTCGGCGGCCGGGAGATCGAGGTCAGGACCGACATCCGCGGGGGCGTCCTGCTCGTGGTGGCCGCGCTCGTGGTCGCGCTGGCCGTGGTGCTGTAA